Proteins found in one Dermacentor silvarum isolate Dsil-2018 chromosome 8, BIME_Dsil_1.4, whole genome shotgun sequence genomic segment:
- the LOC119460891 gene encoding mediator of RNA polymerase II transcription subunit 24, whose amino-acid sequence MDTSKTSSIKSLLLQAWRERWTDVRWGINIKNVLPRGVSGDVYDLADCILQEALVGPGPNNLFLSYLTHCLSAQVVSYGAVLSSIGRFQSFFKPPCILSLLQLLYSIQAKITCHGNEEECIALCKAIVGVTHWLYLCMCHSIGKIVELKQSTEHGLILEKACESLSFFSESTFLKALLYIGKHEEPTVYSQLVQKQQELETKLSQSQSFSIPKDTLEGALNLVRLVDDMPKISLSSCVSGRVPKQPLVCSLNANVAIEAVLNPASDIQGTVDHLLLMKKLLNLSSAELYCEIIRAGFMGLANGSNEDLKWAAFTFLKVPQLLLKIHSARKDDRQWEEELEAGLMQLLNYSPLLDLTDSKCHCDCLQYLLNELQKAELLTETQAKALMHRRQTNTQKQNLQRPDQQTPQAGATLILRAEPTVTSILKTLDSDYSKNQEGLLGILCHIISGKSFELILSAAAATGKLSSFVKKLIKFNEYNKQSSGEATKNAQTRALLFDITFLMLCHIAQHYGIHSMTFSEETRDSFFAAWVPECLAEGGRYNCPDKMLAGCDPAKVDLLLEQFMSNSPDFKSNQAKWHEVCVNVPMAIKEILIAWEHGAISTDTVKMILDNVKSRMCCLPVCISAWLCSYITVLHHEERLKPMNMLQQFMTPLASDTVVSTEPGGERSGAQEQSLQQNPSYKERSTLMANIIKKMMYDLHPPQHIQVISHSLTAKTPLWEVMDQVFSVAHSRGWIDWRAIHSLDTLMCVGGPQWFSDTLVRQALKHDHLEDLHRAIDLSFGLFHVDIEQCALALLTQVLPNYLLWETRQDFLTEPRGSALARLVVLSTFAALQARTNSPTLGMQRGGRKRPYWDMELEEAMDESKRMRPSKIRRGLNDSELLDDTPFALQCHSEENYRSLDPLSKAVADTMRLLMAIASDSVISQRSVFPLLLFEQVVLCAGEEAHRVLQFAPLGLVPQLVRSMPLLMSHQLILALSSLQTSRARKVTARATCQLQIARSLNTTHLT is encoded by the coding sequence ATGGACACGAGCAAGACGAGTAGCATTAAGTCGCTGCTTCTTCAGGCATGGAGAGAGAGGTGGACTGATGTGAGATGGGGCATCAACATCAAGAACGTTCTTCCGCGCGGTGTCAGTGGCGACGTGTACGATCTCGCCGACTGCATTTTGCAAGAAGCGTTGGTAGGTCCCGGGCCCAACAACCTTTTTCTGTCCTACCTCACGCACTGCTTGAGCGCCCAGGTGGTGTCTTACGGAGCGGTGCTGTCGAGTATCGGCCGATTCCAGTCGTTCTTTAAGCCTCCCTGCATATTGAGTCTGCTGCAGCTGCTGTATAGCATACAAGCCAAGATAACCTGCCACGGCAATGAAGAGGAATGCATCGCACTATGTAAAGCCATAGTGGGCGTCACCCACTGGTTGTATCTGTGCATGTGCCACTCAATCGGCAAGATCGTCGAGCTCAAGCAGAGCACAGAGCACGGGCTCATTTTGGAAAAGGCCTGCGAGTCGCTTTCCTTCTTCAGCGAGTCGACGTTCCTCAAGGCCCTCCTGTACATCGGCAAGCACGAAGAGCCCACCGTCTACTCGCAGCTCGTGCAAAAGCAGCAAGAACTGGAAACCAAGCTGAGCCAATCGCAGAGCTTCAGCATACCTAAGGACACGCTGGAAGGAGCTTTGAATTTGGTTCGCCTAGTGGACGACATGCCCAAGATATCGCTGTCCTCTTGCGTTAGCGGCCGCGTGCCGAAGCAGCCTCTCGTGTGTAGCCTCAATGCCAACGTAGCGATAGAGGCGGTGCTGAACCCTGCCAGCGATATTCAAGGCACTGTCGACCATCTTCTGCTCATGAAGAAGCTTCTGAACCTCTCTTCAGCGGAGCTTTATTGTGAGATAATTAGAGCTGGCTTCATGGGGCTGGCCAACGGTAGCAACGAGGACTTAAAGTGGGCTGCTTTTACATTCCTCAAGGTCCCGCAGCTGCTGTTGAAAATACACAGTGCTCGAAAGGATGACCGGCAGTGGGAAGAGGAGCTGGAAGCTGGACTGATGCAGCTGCTGAACTACTCTCCATTGCTTGATCTTACCGACTCAAAGTGTCACTGTGATTGCCTTCAATACCTTTTGAACGAGCTCCAAAAAGCCGAGCTATTGACTGAAACACAGGCGAAGGCACTCATGCATCGTAGACAGACGAACACGCAGAAGCAGAACCTACAACGACCTGATCAGCAGACTCCGCAAGCAGGAGCTACACTGATTCTCCGTGCTGAGCCCACAGTTACTAGCATCCTGAAGACACTCGACTCGGACTATTCAAAGAATCAAGAGGGTCTGCTGGGCATCCTGTGTCACATCATATCAGGAAAGAGCTTTGAGCTTATCCTCTCTGCTGCTGCAGCTACCGGCAAGCTGAGCAGCTTTGTGaagaagctgataaagttcaatGAATATAACAAGCAGAGTAGCGGAGAAGCAACTAAGAATGCACAAACAAGGGCACTGTTATTTGATATTACATTCTTGATGCTGTGTCACATTGCACAACATTATGGTATCCATTCCATGACCTTCAGTGAAGAGACAAGGGACTCTTTCTTTGCTGCTTGGGTGCCAGAATGCCTTGCTGAAGGTGGACGGTACAACTGTCCAGATAAGATGCTAGCTGGGTGTGATCCCGCTAAGGTTGACTTGCTGTTGGAGCAGTTCATGAGCAACAGCCCAGATTTCAAGAGCAACCAAGCTAAGTGGCATGAAGTGTGTGTAAATGTACCTATGGCAATCAAGGAGATATTGATAGCATGGGAACATGGTGCAATCTCGACTGACACTGTCAAGATGATTCTAGACAATGTCAAAAGCCGCATGTGCTGCCTTCCCGTGTGCATATCTGCTTGGCTGTGCAGCTACATCACTGTCTTGCATCACGAAGAACGGTTGAAGCCGATGAACATGCTTCAACAGTTTATGACTCCACTTGCTAGTGATACCGTTGTGAGCACGGAACCAGGCGGCGAGCGCTCAGGTGCACAGGAACAATCCCTCCAACAAAACCCCTCGTACAAGGAGCGCTCAACACTGATGGCAAACATAATCAAAAAGATGATGTATGATTTGCACCCACCCCAGCACATTCAAGTTATATCACATAGCCTGACAGCCAAGACTCCCTTGTGGGAAGTTATGGATCAGGTATTCAGCGTGGCTCATTCGAGGGGCTGGATTGATTGGCGTGCAATTCACAGCTTGGACACACTTATGTGCGTTGGTGGTCCCCAGTGGTTCAGTGACACTTTGGTGAGACAGGCTTTGAAGCATGATCATCTTGAAGACCTTCATCGAGCCATTGACCTTTCTTTTGGCCTGTTCCACGTAGACATTGAGCAGTGTGCACTTGCTCTTTTGACTCAAGTGCTCCCGAACTACTTGCTGTGGGAAACACGACAAGACTTTCTCACTGAGCCCAGAGGCTCTGCTTTGGCAAGGCTTGTGGTTCTCAGCACATTCGCTGCGCTGCAGGCCAGAACAAACTCGCCTACTTTGGGCATGCAGAGAGGCGGTCGCAAACGGCCTTACTGGGACATGGAACTTGAAGAGGCCATGGACGAATCTAAGCGAATGCGGCCCAGCAAGATAAGGCGAGGCCTCAATGACTCCGAGCTTCTGGACGACACACCCTTTGCATTGCAGTGCCACTCTGAAGAAAACTACCGTTCCCTGGATCCTTTGAGCAAGGCAGTGGCTGACACGATGAGACTGTTGATGGCTATAGCCTCAGACTCTGTTATCAGCCAGCGGTCAGTGTTCCCGCTCCTTTTGTTTGAGCAGGTTGTGCTTTGTGCGGGTGAAGAGGCACACCGTGTGCTCCAGTTTGCCCCGTTGGGCCTCGTACCACAGCTGGTGCGAAGCATGCCCCTTTTGATGTCCCACCAGCTGATTCTAGCCCTGAGCAGTTTGCAGACATCCAGGGCACGCAAGGTGACTGCCAGGGCCACCTGCCAGTTGCAGATTGCTCGGTCACTCAACACCACTCACCTTACTTGA